The Diospyros lotus cultivar Yz01 chromosome 15, ASM1463336v1, whole genome shotgun sequence genome has a window encoding:
- the LOC127791586 gene encoding uncharacterized protein LOC127791586, translating into MADNGNGDNPLCIQYPQLDANFELKSGLIHLLPKFHGLAGEDPHKHLKEFHVVCSTMRPQGVDEEQIKLRAFPFSLDGSAKDWLYYLPPAAITSWDGLKRIFLEKFFPASRTASIRKEICGIRQMSGETLHEYWERFKKLCSSCPHHQISDQLLIQYLYEGLIPMDRYLVDAASGGALAEKTPAAAQELISKMAQNAQQFGTRINTPTKAINEVNVAATMDQQRMENKLEELASMVRQLALERKQPQLCGICSLPSHTTDQCPQLQENNETCDDLVKQLAANTLQFQQKTETTIQNLETQIGQLATNINELRSQGSGQLPSQPVANPRGNVSAIMLRNGKEVINQTPPPSSNMEQHVEKQNVEGSKEQQPSSVQEAKQPNSSYQEQGESSNIQPLPFPHRATQNKKRAEAEVDKEILETFQKVEVNIPLLEAIRQIPKYAKFLKDLCTHKRKLMGNEKINLGRNVSALIQPAMPAKCKDPGMFSIPCTIGDMQFSNALLDLGASINVMPNSIYASLQCGPLKPTGVVVQLANRSTAHPTGVLEDVLVKVKDLIFPADFYVLNMEDNSTLEHAPLILGRPFLKTARTIINVHEGTLSMEFAGNTINFKILDAMKFPAEDHSTFQVNRVDLLVNEACSESSDLIDEFPTVHEFPDTINMSLGDDAQVIADVLLIHERKELVVGEIDN; encoded by the exons atggcagataatggtaatggagaTAAT cccctatgtattcaatatCCACAGCTagatgctaactttgaactTAAGTCTGGACTGATTcatttgttgcccaagtttcatggccttgcaggggaggatccacacaagcatctgaaagagtttcatgtggtttgctcaaccatgcggccacaaggagtagatgaagagcagatcaagctgagagccttcccattctcacttgatggatcagccAAGGATTGGCTCTAttacctgccaccagctgctatcaccagctgggatggattgaaaaggatcttcctggaaaaattctttccagcctccagaacagcatcaataaggaaggaaatttgtggtataaggcagatgagtggtgagactctacatgagtattgggagaggttcaagaagttgtgttccagctgtcctcaccatcagataagtgaccaactcctaattcagtatctctatgaaggtctaatccccatggacaggtacttggtagatgctgcaagtggaggagctttggcagagaagaccccagcagctgcacaagaactgatatcaaagatggcacaaaatgcccagcaatttggcaccagaattaacactcctacaaaagccatcaatgaagtcaatgtggctgccactatggaccagcaaaggatggaaaacaagcttgaggaattggcttccatggtcaggcagttggcattagagagaaagcaaccccagctttgtggcatttgctccttgccatcccatacaacagaccaatgcccacagttgcaagaaaataatgagacatGT gatgatcttgtcaaacaactagcagccaatacactccaattccaacaaaaaacagaaaccaccattcaaaatttggagacccaaataggccagctagccacaaacatcaatgagttaaggagtcaaggttccgggcagcttccttcacaaccagttgccaatccaaggggtaatgttagtgccatcatgcttcgaaatGGGAAAGAAGTAATCAACcaaacccctccaccatcatcaaacatggagcAGCATGTAGAGAagcagaatgtagagggtagcaaagagcagcaaccctcctcagtccaagaagccaagcaaccaaactccagctatcaagaacaaggagagtcttccaacatccagcccctgccattcccacatcgagcaacacaaaacaagaaaagagcagaggccgaagtggataaagagattctggaaacattccagaaagttgaagtcaacattcccctccttgaagccattagacagatccccaagtatgcaaaatttctcaaggatttgtgtactcacaagaggaagcttatggggaatgagaagatcaaccttgggagaaatgtctctgcccttatccaacctgccatgccagcaaagtgtaaagatccagggatgttctccattccttgtactataggagacatgcaatttagcaatgctttactagatttaggtgcatccattaatgtcatgcctaactctatttatgcttcattgcagtgtggtcctttgaagccaacaggagtggttgtccaactagccaatagaagtactgcacaccccactggagtcctagaagatgtgctggttaaggttaaggatttaatctttccagcagatttttatgttttgaatatggaagataacagcacacttgagcatgcacccttgatcctagggagaccattcttaaaaactgctagaactattatcaatgtgcatgagggtacactttccatggaatttgctggtaacacaattaacttcaagatacttgatgccatgaaattccctgccgaggatcattccacttttcaagtaaatagagttgacctgttagtgaatgaagcatgttctgagtcttctgatttaattgatgaattccccactgtgcatgagttcccagatacgattaa